Proteins co-encoded in one Quercus robur chromosome 8, dhQueRobu3.1, whole genome shotgun sequence genomic window:
- the LOC126695451 gene encoding receptor-like protein kinase FERONIA produces the protein MSKTSKKYLNLQNPFMLSPFYVFLFFYHFTSPIAGELLAPYNPVENIALDCGFSGNSTTQDPRTWIGDINSTYSPLDPHDSSAISTAPQSRTAVLLVPYSTVRFSRSEFTYIFSVTSGQKFIRFYFYPASYPNFDSSKAYFSVKAGPFTLLRNFSAALTADALHLENLSKEFCVNVGDEKTLNITFTPRPDSYAFINGIEVVSMPPNLYYTAAEKNGAVFIGQVQPYRIENNTALETEYRVNVGGRSISPAEDTTGMYRSWLSDNDYLVVNDHSVLPVNTSISLMFNKIPNYTAPEEVYKTARTMGTNKTNNKLYNLTWEFSVDSGFFYMVRLHFCEFQPEITGSSQRVFYIYIANQTAAADGVDVIQWSGGKGIPMFVDYVVPMPGKLNQKKMNLSVALQANPDDRQTAYNDAILNGLEIFKINTTGGNLAGSNPDPAPTSSTVPPPLIQQPNGRKFNKTTKIGIISGVVSGIVLIFFIVGFIIFRRSKRVKYGDYDDTTKSTKTQGSTTTLPADLCRYFTLSEITAATNNFDSVFIVGAGGFGNVYKGYIDGWARGNPVAIKRLKPGSQQGAHEFKTEIEMLSQLRHVHLVSLIGYCNDGNEMILVYDYMARGTLRDHLYNTDNPPLSWKRRLEICIGAAHGLNYLHTGAKHMIIHRDVKTTNILLDEEWTAKVCDFGLSKLGPTSMSKAHVSTVVKGSMGYLDPEYYLRQQLTEKSDVYSFGVVLCEVLCAKPPITRMAVKEQVNLVEWVKQCQRYGKLDEIVDPFLKGTIAVECLKKYVEIATNCLLDNGTERPSMNDVVWGLEFTLQLQENAANKEVTLRGVEIEVMEAEKALIPNKSIVYDSSDMFSSSDGQVTSINSNSRVTVTSKEEQSFASTDLNGFMSAGAVFSEILIPKGR, from the coding sequence ATGAGCAAAACTAGCAAAAAATACCTTAATCTTCAAAACCCATTTATGCTCAGCCCTTTCTacgtcttcctctttttctacCACTTTACCAGCCCCATCGCTGGTGAATTACTGGCCCCTTACAACCCTGTTGAGAACATAGCCCTTGACTGTGGCTTCTCTGGCAACAGTACTACGCAAGATCCGCGGACTTGGATCGGAGACATCAACTCAACATATTCTCCATTAGATCCCCATGACTCATCAGCCATCTCTACAGCGCCTCAATCTCGTACCGCGGTGCTTCTGGTCCCTTACAGCACAGTACGCTTCTCACGCTCCGAATTCACCTATATCTTTTCAGTGACTTCAGGCCAGAAGTTCATCCGTTTTTACTTTTACCCAGCTTCATACCCAAACTTTGACAGCTCTAAGGCCTACTTCTCTGTCAAAGCTGGTCCCTTTACTCTCCTAAGAAACTTTAGTGCTGCTCTTACTGCTGACGCTCTTCACTTAGAAAATCTTTCAAAGGAGTTCTGTGTAAATGTTGGGGATGAGAAAACTCTGAACATAACTTTCACTCCAAGGCCAGATTCATATGCTTTTATCAACGGAATAGAAGTCGTATCAATGCCTCCCAATCTCTATTACACTGCAGCTGAAAAAAATGGGGCTGTATTTATTGGCCAGGTGCAACCATACCGCATCGAAAACAACACGGCTCTTGAGACGGAGTACCGTGTAAACGTTGGTGGAAGGTCTATCTCACCCGCTGAAGACACTACTGGTATGTACCGGAGCTGGTTGAGCGATAATGATTACTTGGTTGTGAACGACCATAGTGTTCTACCTGTCAACACCTCTATTTCCTTGATGTTCAacaaaattccaaattatacAGCACCAGAGGAAGTCTACAAAACTGCCCGGACAATGGGTACGAACAAAACCAATAACAAGCTCTATAATCTTACTTGGGAGTTTTCCGTGGATTCTGGCTTTTTTTACATGGTGAGGCTTCATTTTTGCGAGTTTCAACCAGAGATTACCGGCAGCTCTCAGAGGGTCTTTTACATCTATATAGCCAATCAAACTGCTGCAGCGGACGGTgtagatgtaatccaatggagTGGTGGAAAAGGGATTCCAATGTTTGTTGATTATGTTGTGCCGATGCCCGGCAAATTAAATCAGAAGAAAATGAACCTTTCCGTTGCACTGCAAGCAAACCCAGATGATCGGCAGACAGCTTACAACGAtgctattttgaacgggctggAAATATTCAAAATCAACACCACCGGAGGCAATCTCGCCGGGTCCAACCCAGACCCGGCTCCGACGTCATCTACGGTTCCGCCACCATTAATCCAACAACCAAATGGGCGGAAGTTCAACAAGACGACAAAAATTGGAATTATTTCGGGTGTGGTTTCCGGCATAGTCTTAATCTTTTTTATTGTCGGTTTCATAATTTTCCGAAGGAGCAAGAGAGTCAAGTACGGAGACTACGATGATACGACCAAGTCAACGAAGACCCAGGGGTCAACAACAACACTACCAGCTGATTTGTGTCGTTATTTTACACTGTCTGAAATTACAGCAGCAACCAACAACTTTGATAGTGTGTTCATTGTTGGTGCTGGTGGGTTTGGAAACGTGTATAAAGGGTACATTGATGGGTGGGCTAGGGGCAACCCCGTTGCCATCAAACGATTGAAGCCGGGGTCTCAACAAGGGGCACATGAGTTCAAGACCGAGATTGAGATGCTATCTCAACTCCGCCATGTGCATCTTGTTTCTCTCATTGGGTATTGTAACGATGGCAATGAGATGATCCTAGTGTATGACTATATGGCCCGTGGGACCCTCCGTGATCATCTCTACAATACTGATAATCCGCCTCTTTCCTGGAAACGACGACTCGAGATTTGTATTGGTGCAGCACATGGGTTGAACTACCTTCATACAGGCGCAAAGCACATGATCATTCATCGTGATGTGAAGACTACAAATATCTTATTGGATGAGGAATGGACTGCCAAGGTGTGTGATTTTGGGTTATCAAAACTAGGCCCCACTAGCATGTCCAAGGCTCACGTCAGCACCGTGGTGAAAGGTAGCATGGGGTATTTGGATCCAGAATATTATCTACGTCAACAGTTAACTGAGAAATCTGATGTGTATTCTTTTGGTGTGGTGTTGTGTGAAGTATTGTGTGCAAAGCCACCCATTACACGTATGGCGGTGAAAGAGCAAGTCAACCTGGTAGAGTGGGTCAAACAGTGCCAACGCTATGGAAAACTTGATGAGATTGTTGATCCATTTTTGAAGGGTACAATTGCAGTGGAATGTTTGAAGAAATATGTTGAGATCGCTACAAATTGTTTGCTTGACAATGGAACCGAACGCCCATCAATGAACGATGTGGTGTGGGGCCTTGAGTTTACATTGCAGTTGCAAGAGAATGCAGCAAATAAAGAGGTGACACTTCGTGGGGTTGAAATTGAGGTGATGGAAGCTGAGAAAGCTCTCATCCCTAATAAGTCCATTGTATATGATAGTAGTGACATGTTCAGTAGTAGCGATGGACAAGTGACAAGTATAAATAGCAACAGCAGGGTCACCGTTACAAGCAAGGAAGAACAAAGTTTTGCGAGTACGGATTTGAATGGATTTATGTCTGCCGGGGCAGTGTTTTCTGAGATTTTGATTCCTAAAggtagataa